In Rhodamnia argentea isolate NSW1041297 chromosome 1, ASM2092103v1, whole genome shotgun sequence, the genomic window ATGATCGCTCTCATCCACCACGCCGTCGGCTCCGGCGTCACCTTCCTCGACACCTCCGACGTCTACGGCCCTCACACCAACGAAATCCTCCTCGGAAAGGTCAGTTGTTTAGTTAAAGTTTCGGCCTTTAGATCAACTAGCCGACACTGTTCGCACAAAAATCTGTTTTTTAATCAGTCTTTCTTTGCCTCCCTAGTCTGATCGATAAGCAATAGCGTTGTAGTATTAGAGCTTGTCTTGCAGAATGCTGCGATCCTGCGTCTTCGTTTTCTAATCTTTGGGGGGAATTTGGGGAGTTTTCTCGTGTTGAATTGGTGTCGATTTTGAGCAGGCACTGAAGGGAGGGGTGAGACAGAAGGTGGAATTGGCGACCAAGTTTGCAGTCAGCTTCGCGGACGGCAAGGCGGAGGTCCGGGGTGATCCGGTGTATGTGAGGGCGGCTTGCGAGGCCAGCTTGAAGCGGCTCGACATTGATTGCATCGACCTCTACTACCAGCACCGTATCGACACTCGGGTCCCCATCGAAGTCACTGTATGGATCCTCATTAAACCCTTCCTTCTCTTAGGACTTTCTCTGAGCCATATCATCAGTTGCTGAACTAGATAGATGCTGATTTTGCATAACCATGTTGTTAAAAGTTTGTTGGATTTTGTGGCAGAAATTATCTATTATCTTGCCTTTGACTCGTAAGATATTGTTAAAGGAGACTTAAGCTCAGTTGATTGTTGAGGTTGAGATAAATGAGCATGGAAATTATTTGATATCTTCCTTTGAGATGAAAGTGCTACGGGGTTCATCCTGATTTATGTACAAGAATCACATTGAAAGTTGTTCCTGGACTTTCTGTGGAGGGACATTTGATTCTTGACATATCATTGTGAAATATGAAATTCCTTCGAATACTTCTTTAATTTGCGGTCTTCAGTGCTAGATTAGATTAATCTACCTCAGTTAACTTAATGCCTATCAACTTTTTGGTTGCTTTGAGATGCATCAAGATTGACTAATTTTTGTTGCGTCGTCATGTGAATATTGAAAGATTGGGGAGCTAAAGAAACTCATTGAAGAGGGCAAAATCAAGTACATCGGTTTATCGGAGGCCTCTGCGTCGACCATCAGAAGAGCACATGCTGTTCATCCCATCACTGCAGTGCAATTGGAGTGGTCGCTGTGGACAAGAGATGTGGAGGCAGAGATCATTCCCACATGTCGGTAAGAAATAtcaatctgttttttttttttggtcgaaatcacTCTATTAGTTTGTTTATCCAGCAACAACAACTTTCTGCtgacctttaccaaaaaaaaaaaaaaacagctttcTGCTGACTCTGCTCTTCCTTCAATTTATTTGTAGGGAGCTTGGCATTGGAATTGTTGCCTACAGTCCTTTAGGACGAGGATTCTTTTCTGTTGGTTCCAAGTTATTGGAGAATTTATCTGAGGATGACTTTAGACGGGTTTGTTTCTGCTGATCAACATAACTAGATGCTCATAGTGACTGTCATTCTTTTTTAAGTGCTGGAAACTATGAGTTCTTGTGGTATACAGAAAAAGCACCTGGATGGCTAGGATAGCAATTGGTGACCCAAATGGTTTATACTCTTATATGTTTTCAATACAGCACCGACCCCTCACCCACCTCTCTGATTTTACATAAATGTAAAATCATATTTAATGGCTTCATGAGCCTGAAAGATGCAGTTTCTAGATTCTCATGCTTTTTGGAATAAACAGATATGGACTTACTCGTAAGTTCCTGTTTGCCAGACTTCCCACCATTTGCTAATTCGCTATCCTTTCCTCCCTTTCCACCCATCCTTTTTCTGTCATCCTTTCTTCATAAGATTATCGATATTTCCTCAATATAAGCGACACCGGTGTCCGGCCTCAgccttccattcttttttttcctcatctttcttcACACGATGTCTTGACAGAACCTGTTCTTGACTGAGGACTCCCTAACACCCTTTTTTGGAAGCTTTGGGATGAAGTCTTTTATCCGACATGAAGCCAATTGTGGACTACTCCCCGCGATTATTGTTTGACTAGTGACTGTGCCTTTCAAGTGACGTAGCTATTGGTTTTTTAGCTAAAAGGAGCTTTGCCTCCGATAGTATTCTTCCACACATCTTGTAGATTTGGGATTTCTTTCTTTGAGTGTGGTAAATGGATTCCACCACATGTAGATAGATTGTCGCTTTTGTTTCTGTTGTCACATCTTACATCAAAACCATCATAATTGCTAGAGCACTTCTCTCCACGTTTGGAGTGCTTATGATTCTTAACAAGATAATTTAATACTTCCAATCATGATTTCCAGATACAAAGTGATTGCAGACTTCCAAATGCTTATCATATCAAGTAACAAGACAATCTGAGGGCATGCAATGCAACCACTTCTAGTATTGTTTGCACTTGTTGCTGTAGAATTTGGtgctaaaaggaaaatgatactTGCCCATAGGCTCTCCACTGACACAGTGCTCTATTTTGTGCAGTCTCTACCAAGGTTCCAGCCAGAGAACTTGGCTCACAATGCAAAGTTGTTTGACGGAGTGAATGAAATTGCGCAAAGAAAGGGATGCACCCCTTCACAGTTAGCCCTCGCCTGGGTACACCACCAGGGCGACGACGTCTGCCCAATTCCTGGCACGACCAAGATCGAAAATTTCAACCAGAACATTGGAGCCCTGTCCGTGAGGCTTACACCAGATGAAATGGCTGAGCTGGAATCAATTGCTTCTGCGGACAATGTTATGGGTGACAGGTACGCAAGCAGCATTCCAACGTGGGCAAACTCCGATACTCCACCCCTTTCCTCATGGAAAGCTGCTTAGAAACATGTCTGCTTCTGTTGCGGCATCTTTTATAAGCATAGTTTGAGCATTTGCTGCTTAAGTATTTTGAGGCTATGTTGTGTGTCTGTCATGAGTTCGTGTATGAAGGGAGTACTTATTATCCTGTAATAAACTCTGGAGTTCAGAGAATAACTATTATCATTTTGAATAAATGACATTCACTTTGAGAAGATTATACATGTGTCGTAAGCTTATCGGGGGAAGATCACGCAAGAAACATAGAGCAAGTTGAATACTAATCGAGCCCGCCAAGCCAGTCATGCCATTACATCAAGGGGACTTTTAGAATCATGAAACCGGGATTTCAAGGAGTTCAACACATCTATACTACTAGAGTGACACTATGTTTACCTCAACCATGAATTCAATACTTAGACTATATACAACGTTCTCTCGGGATAGGATACAATAGGGAAAAGTAtattagaagtgtcataatttgtgtacggtattcacttaagtgccataactttcaaaacgttcatttaagtgccataactttaaaaaatcgttcacttgagtgctatgtcggagtaaaatcgttcacttaagtgttacagtaacttttctagcATGTCATGGCAACTTTCCGGCGTGTTACGGTAGCTTTTcgcgcgtgccacgtcagcttttcggcgtgctacaataacttttccggcgtgccacgttaaCTTTTCGTTGCCGAGTCAGCTTTTCTTGTTGCCAAGTCAACATGTCacttaattgaacgatttttgaaagttatgacacttaagtgaacgttttgaaagttatgacactcgagtgaacgtcgtacaaaagttatggcacttctagcacttctagtgtacttttcccaatacAATACATAGAAGCAATGCTAAGAGGAACTCTTTCTATAACAGCACGATTGCTTCTCTTGAAAGACCGTCGAGGCCTACTAGGGCACTGTCGGGAGAGCCTCAATCGATCATCTTACTAAGACTTTCTTTGAGCCATATGATAGCATTGCGCGAAATGAACACCTGCTGCTCCCTCTCCTTTAAAGCTGCGCTCACCCATCAGCTTCATTCTGAGTGAAttgtttcttctccatctcTTCTTGCATCGACCTCGAGCGATTACGATGGCGATGGTGTCGATGGTGAGGAGGATCAAGTTGGGGTCGCAGGGCCTCCGGGTCTCGGCTCTGGGGTTGGGCTGTAGGGACATTTCCACCAATCCCGACATGATCAAGCTCATCCACCATGATGTCCACTCCGGCGTCACCTTCCTCGACACCTCAGACACCTACGGCCTTACCGTAATGAGGGAGACAATATCGACAGAAGCCAACGAAATACTCCTTGGAAAGGTCGGTTTTTGAGATAATGAGCCACGCATCCATTTTCAAAGTTCGGCGTTTTTAGATCAACTAAGCTGACACTCCTCGCACAAAAAGTTGTTTGTTGATCAGGCTTTGTTAGACTATGTTACTTGATCAATCATCACACTTGTGTATGTTAAGCTCAGTCCCAGCTTCCGCATGAAGTAGATATAATATAGGGTTGTAGTATTTTGGGGTGAGTATGATTCGGATTGGCCTGGTTCAATACCTAATCAGGGACCAATCCATACAGTGTTGGTCCCCAATTTTTGGGATTGGGAACTGATCCTGTTGAGCCTGGGACCTAGGACTGGACTGACCCTTTGGGTCTGGTCAGGTTCTAGGGTCAACCGGCCAGGACGAACCaattctttttgtttcattttttgtatTCCTTGAAAAGACAAATGTACTCTTTGAAGAGAGGAGGGGATGAGCACTTTACGTTATATACCTACAGCGAGAGTGAGAAAGAGATTGAGCTGCTAGAGGAGGACAAGAATCTGAGATTGAGGGAGATTGAgggagagtgagagtgagactctgagagagggagaggaaaatggaaaagaagagaggaggggCTGAGCACTTTAGGTTATATACCtaggatttttggaaaaaagaaatttacaggGTTGGTCTCGGCTGGACCAATTCCAAAGTCTCAGGACCAAGAACCAACCCGTACAGTACAGGTTCCATTGGTCCCAAGACCAAGGACCAGCCCAGGACTGACCATGTTGAGCTGGTCTAGGTTCACCCCAGACcgatgctcacccctagtattATTAACTTGATCCTGCCGGATTCTACAATCCTACATCTTGGTTTTCTGTTTTGGGTgcagtttggggttttctcgTGTTGATTTAGTGTCTGAGTTTGAGCAGGCAATGAAGGGAGGGGTGAGACAGAAGGTGGAATTGGCGACCAAGTTTGGAACCACCTTCAAGGAGGGGAAGTGGGGCAGCCATGGCGATCCGTAGTACGTGAGGGCGGCTTGTGAGGCCAGCTTGAAGTGACTCGATGTGGATTATATCGACCTCTACTACCAAGAAGATATCGATAGTCGTGTCCCCATTGAAGTCACTGTATGAATCCACATTAAACCTTTTCCTCTCTTAAAAGACTTTCTCTGAGTCATATGATCATTTGCTAAACTAGATTGGTGTTGTTGATGCATCGTCATATTGTAAAAAGTATGCTGGATTTCTTGGAAGAGATTAACTATTTCCTTGCCTTTGACTAATAAGATATTTACAAATTGAACTTAAGTTCAGATGATAGTCAAGGTCGAGATGTGGCATGATGTTGTCAAAGAGGTCATGGAATTTAGTATTTTAGTGGCTGAGTTGAAAGTGCTACAAGGTTCTTCCTGATTTATATACACGAACTACATTGAAAGTTGTTCTTGAACTTTCTGTGGAGATATTTGATTCTTGACATACCATTATGAAATATGACAAATACTTGAATACTTAATTTATCTGCCCTCTTCTGTGATGAATTAGAGAAGTCTGCCTTAGTTAACTTAATACTCGACTGTTGTTTTATCATGTTAATATTCAAAGATTGGAGAGCTGAAGAAACTCATTGAAGAGGGTAAAATCAAGTACGTTGGTTTAAGTGATGCCTCTGCGTCAACAATCAGAAGAGCTCACGCAGTTCATCCCGTCACAGTGATGCAATGGAACTCGACCCTGGCGACAAGAGATGTGGAGGCAGAGACCGTTTCGACATGCTGGTAGGAAACCATTCCGTTAATTTGGTTATGCAGTAACCACAGTTTTCTTTTGACTTTGTTCTTCTTCCTTAAAATGGTTTCCTAGGGAGCTTGGAATTGGAATTGTTGCCTACAAGTTTATGGAGGATGTCTTAGTGGGTGACGACAGAGTGGTCTGTTTCTACTAATCAACACAGTCAAATACTCACGGTGACTGTCATTCTCATTGAATTGCTGGAAAATTACCATTTCTTCAATCCAGCATTCACCATAAGTTCCATTTGTCTGATTCTAGATTAGTGAAAATCATAGTACATGGCTTAATCAGCCTGAAAGAGGCAGTATCCCACAATCTCATGATTTTAAGAATGAGCAAGATGTAGATTTACTTGTGAGTTCCTCTGATTCCCAGCCTTCCCACCATTGCTATTAACTATTTTCCCTCCGCTTTCCACTGGCCCTTTTTCCCTTGTCTTTTGTCACAAGATTAGTGATATTTTCAATATGTATGCTACACTAGTATCTGACCTCAGCcttccattcttttttattctcatcttttttcacAAGATAAATTATGTTTTGGCAGAATCAGTTCGTGAACGAGGACTCCCTAACACCCTTTTTATGGAAGTAGCGAGACAATCTGATGGCGGGCGATGCTACCTCTTCTAGTGTTGTTTGCACTTGTTGGAGTAGAATTTGGcatcaagaaagaaaattaatgttGCTTATATGCTCTCCGCTGAGACCGTGCTCTATGTTATGCAGTACTTTCGGAGGTTCCGGCGAGAGAAATTGGTTCACAACTCAAAGATAGAGAATGAAATTGCTCGAAGAAAGGGATGCACCCGGTCGCATTTAGCCCTTGTCTGGGTACCCCACAAGGGCGACGACGTCTGCCCGATTCCCTTCACGatcatgattgaaaatttcagcCACAACATTGCAGCACTGTCTGTGAACCTTACACCAGAAGAGATGGCCGAGCTTGAATCGATTGCTTCTGCGGTCTATGTCAAGGGTGGCTGGGGCAGCGGCTCTGCACATATACACTCCAAAACACCGCCCCTTTCTTCATGGAAAGCTGCTTCGAAGTATATCTGCTTCTGTTGGTGCATTTTTTATATGCAGAGTTCGAGCATTTGCTGCTGAACAATTTGCAGAGTGCTTACCGTCCCGTTATAAAATCTGAACTTCAGAGAGCACCTGTTATCATTTTGTGTAAGCAATGTTCATGGTAAGCAGATTATAGACGAGTACTATACTAGCAGGATTGCTGAACTGATGGCTCTCCATAAGTCTTTGTctttgggtcgggtcggagtTGTAAAAAAGTAGAATGCGACACGATACCGACACACCACGGGGTCCGTCGACTACCTTGATCACCACTCAACGCGTGACGCTACATGTTGCTTCTCTGAAAAGACTGCCGAATCCACCTAAGGCACAATTAGGAGGGCCACGATTGATCATTCTACTTATTTAGAAGGTAATACATATGCGGACTTCCTTGCCAGTTGCTATACATATGGAGTTTGGAAtcctatttttcaatttttcatattgatTGTCTAATATAAAAGCAAGAACGGCCGGAGATTTTCAGCTTCATACTTAAGGTAATATTGtgaacttggacatttttttattatttggtgGGCAAACTCCCATATTCGACATGTGGTTACGGACTCATTCAACCAACATTTCTTCTAATTTCCCTAGATCCTACGTACCAATTGGGCCTTGTCTGGACAAAAACATCAAGCTCATAGCACTCATTCTCCGAGGAAAATGAGTTTGcgatgaaatatgaaaaatccaacaaaaaaaaaaatcatgagatttgaagtttagaaaccgGGTGCCACCTGTTGAATACAGACAAGTCACGTATAATTTGCTCCGGGTTAGGAAGCATGGACATTCTCCAGGGCCCTTTGTGTCGTGCCGTGTCATGTCGGACACTTTTCGGCATTCTTCAAGTTGCGATCGACATGTGGTCGGTGCTCCGAATACGCCAGCGGTACGCAAGTTCATCATCTCGACACGCTATTTCGACACTCACGGAGTCAAtcttaagtattttcaattaattatgggtcaaaatataaatctatcaaaaatatatatacttaagtcttAAATCCAACCATCCCAAAATTATTATACCCAGCTAGGAAAAGAATTTTGAAtccctaaaagaagaagaagaaacctaGCGCTGATATTTATATGcacataataatttatcatttatatatgaaattataaatttaatatACATATCGGCGTGTCGTGCCGGTGCTACTTAGGTTCAGGGCGAAAAACACAGTCTTAACCTTTGGATATAATgggaaaaattaactaaaactACAAATgacacatcttttttttttttttttaatataggtTGGGTTCAAAGTTGTCTGGTGTTGTTTTTGGCTGGTTTCGATGAGAGCTGTGTCCTGTTATTCCCATCCCGACCAATGATTGAGGAATCCGCAGCTCCACCGAGGTTGTGGACAAGACGTAGACATGGCCAATAttgaaccggggcccggaaccggtccgttgactgggcccacggttccgggccggttccgacccggtttttaaaaaaaaaaaaaagggagaaggcCCGGGAAAAAGAgctattgggcctaggaaccggcggttccgaaccggaaccggaaccggcagttccgtggaaccggccacctctaacAAGACGGCATGGAAATGATGGAATTACTCTGCCTTTAAAGCTCTGCTCACCCCCATCGTCTTCGTCATCGTCTCAGCGCAGGGAGTGAGCGAGCGAGCAAattgtttcttctccattcCCTCTTCTTGTGTCGACCTCGAGCGAGGACATATCAATTTTTATAGTTACATCCTGAGCAAATAAAACCCTCTGTTGTGACATATCAATTTTTATAGTTCATTTGAGATCTGTATAATGTGTTGaaagttcatttgaaatttgtaTAATGTGTCGAATTTCGCCTGGGGAaaccaaaaaagttaaaaaagaaaaaagagaaagaagaaaggaccATCCGAGCAAGATGAGAGCAGCTAATATCCCTAGAAATTGTTATGACATTGAACTTTTGACTTTCCTACATCGAATTGAGTTTTGTCAAGAGTTAAGGACGCGCGTGGCAACATTTCTACTtcggaaatcaacttctaatcaaaAGTTAacttttctacttctacttagaagcaaaagttgattttgctaCTTCcactctagaagttgatttctaattacagaaattcgtttggtaatgattaaaaatttctatttccggaacattattaacacaaaatattctatgacgAATTGTTGTCGGAGAacgaaaaatttctatttcatttttaattttttaatttctttaaaaattaattcttattattaaaaatactattttatttttagaaataaaaaaattattattttatttttactgcGACGGTGGCGATGGCAGGTGACAACGGTTGGTGATGATGGTTGGGGGTGGTCGGCTGCGGTTGGTGCGGGTGATGGTCGGCGGAGGTCAAAAGCGGTAGTTGGCGGCGACGGTAGGTAGTGGgtgggcgatggtcggcggaaGGAGGCGACGGTTGGTCAGGgggcggcggtcggcggaggTGGGGGGCGACAGGCGGCGATGGTATGCGGTGGGCAACGACGGCAGAGGCGTAATTGGGCGAGAGAGACATAATGAAAAAAGGGTGAGATGAGAAGTGCTTTTTGAgttgagaagaatttttttttaacttttcaaattgagagaaaaataatttcagaagtagaaatttctttgataaataaaaatttttatcaaacaaatttatatttcagaagttgtattatcaaatgaatttatacTTCAGAggtacttttgaagcaaaaattctgaagtgttaccatgGGCACTCTAAGTCAGCAATCAAGATCGTGCTAAGTTCggccaaaaaatagaaaaagaaaagatcgtGCTAAGATCCATCAAGTCCTCCAAATCCGACCCTACCAATCAAACTCCCCGACAAAAAGAATTGGAGACACGTGGCAGGATTGACAAAGTCATAGGTTTGACTTGTCTGTTGTCGCTATCCTTCTGCAACAATTCAACCCCCGTAGCTGTCATGAGTTCCCCAAAGATAATGTGTGTAGATAGTGACAATGGGACTTTCCTTGTTGGTGCATATTACAATGGACAAATTCCATCTGTCATTGTGGAATTCCACCCACATTTCTCGCAAATTTCAAACATTAGTTCTAGATCCTACATTGCAATTAGAACGGAAAgtcctgacaaaaaaaaaaagaaaaagaaaagtctgTAATAAAAAATTACGATAGAAATAAGGAAAATGAAGTCATATGGTATAATAACCCCGGAAGAGACGACACATTTAATTGGAGCTTGAGACAGATTTTCAGCTCGGACATTGAAGGTCACTTGTTTGTCTCTCGAAACTTATGTGTAAATCGCTCTAGTTAAAATGGACGAACTTAACTAATACTTGAGCTTGCACGATGTTCATGAGCCTATTTTGTGCTTGTGTTTCAAGTTCATAATAGAATGATCGGATACCATGGGCAATTGCAAATGAcaccttttttgcttttttatttaatattaagTGAATTGTTGTTCATTATATTTTTTGTCGCCCTTCAAGTTGTGCCATTTTGTTAGGCTTTTTCGTCAGGAGTTGTCATTTTATGTTCTTGACCTCTTTATGTAATGTGCACGAAGTTATCTGCCAACTCTGCACATTGCACATCCATACATTCATGGATTACTCTTAATAACGCCCGAATCGTATAGCCGATGGCTGAGTCCGTCCATCTTTCGATCTTTTCCTTTAAATAGCTTCTTAAAAAAAGCGATGATTAGACGTTCGATATTTACTTAATTCGGCCACACCCTAATATTACATGATTGGCTTCTCTTAGCGAAAATAATATTGTACGGCGATGACAACGTTTGGAACGATGGACATTTGACgcagtttttgttaaatt contains:
- the LOC115731467 gene encoding probable aldo-keto reductase 2 produces the protein MASMVRRIKLGSQGLEVSAQGLGCMGMSAAYGAPKSDSDMIALIHHAVGSGVTFLDTSDVYGPHTNEILLGKALKGGVRQKVELATKFAVSFADGKAEVRGDPVYVRAACEASLKRLDIDCIDLYYQHRIDTRVPIEVTIGELKKLIEEGKIKYIGLSEASASTIRRAHAVHPITAVQLEWSLWTRDVEAEIIPTCRELGIGIVAYSPLGRGFFSVGSKLLENLSEDDFRRSLPRFQPENLAHNAKLFDGVNEIAQRKGCTPSQLALAWVHHQGDDVCPIPGTTKIENFNQNIGALSVRLTPDEMAELESIASADNVMGDRYASSIPTWANSDTPPLSSWKAA